A window of Nodularia sp. LEGE 06071 contains these coding sequences:
- the tmk gene encoding dTMP kinase — protein MGGKLIVFEGVEGCGKTSQMQLCCQWLQNLGISVVVTREPGGTELGLHLRRLLLEKVENKPIAEVTELLLYAADRSQHVEQELKPNLAEGKYILCDRYTDSTTAYQGYGRGLNMTLIEQLNYMATGGLESDLTIWLDVDVEVGLARKQGDKFDRIEQETMEFHRRVQQGYAELAASYPSRIVRVDGNLTQEAVQQVIQEILRQRLQF, from the coding sequence ATGGGTGGCAAATTAATTGTATTTGAAGGGGTGGAAGGCTGCGGCAAAACTAGCCAAATGCAGCTGTGTTGTCAATGGCTGCAAAATTTAGGGATCTCCGTGGTTGTGACTCGTGAACCAGGGGGAACAGAGTTAGGCTTACATCTGCGCCGCCTTTTACTGGAGAAGGTGGAAAATAAACCAATTGCTGAGGTGACAGAATTATTATTGTATGCGGCTGACCGATCGCAACACGTAGAACAAGAACTCAAACCGAATTTAGCAGAAGGAAAATATATATTGTGCGATCGCTATACTGATTCTACCACTGCCTACCAAGGTTATGGTCGGGGTTTGAACATGACCTTAATCGAACAACTCAATTATATGGCCACGGGTGGGTTAGAAAGCGACTTGACTATTTGGCTAGATGTCGATGTGGAAGTGGGACTAGCCAGAAAACAAGGTGATAAGTTTGACCGTATTGAACAAGAAACAATGGAATTTCATCGGCGTGTTCAGCAAGGTTACGCAGAGTTAGCCGCATCTTATCCATCTCGGATTGTCCGAGTAGATGGTAATTTAACTCAAGAAGCAGTGCAACAAGTGATTCAGGAAATTTTGCGCCAAAGGTTGCAATTTTGA
- a CDS encoding AAR2 splicing factor family protein: MINTKFCWIILRDLPKKKAQIDTDVYEIEGSFRGFKQVISGLHYVGVKVDQIYQGFWSYLEPNEVLVKVFNHTSQQFEDDEPETTAHYQKLALGGAMDHVLIPYEHDSGEIWEKLTNHIHPPVFSPILRNAAVNIPVDNPSDLLMEQRKSRFEQTLFNQHGGDIEAFLSELQFAFVRWYAHEDIEALNRWNYLLQAVYNASEFGIAKAPKLFSSLIDILLAQFDCFPQDMFTPNSFVTAQANYLAEDMIDSDIDGIVEKGQDFEAYLQKRGVLSD; the protein is encoded by the coding sequence ATGATCAATACAAAATTTTGTTGGATAATTCTGCGTGATCTGCCAAAAAAAAAGGCACAGATAGATACAGATGTTTATGAAATTGAAGGTAGTTTTCGAGGTTTTAAACAAGTTATATCTGGGCTTCATTATGTGGGCGTGAAAGTTGATCAAATCTATCAAGGCTTTTGGTCTTATCTAGAACCAAACGAGGTTTTAGTGAAAGTCTTTAACCACACTTCCCAGCAATTTGAAGACGATGAACCAGAAACCACAGCACACTACCAAAAATTAGCATTAGGAGGGGCGATGGATCACGTTCTCATCCCTTATGAGCATGATTCTGGAGAAATCTGGGAGAAATTAACTAACCATATTCATCCTCCTGTTTTTTCTCCAATTCTTAGAAATGCTGCGGTCAATATACCTGTTGACAATCCTAGTGATTTGCTCATGGAACAACGAAAATCCAGGTTTGAACAAACCTTATTTAACCAGCATGGTGGTGATATAGAGGCTTTTCTGAGTGAGCTTCAATTTGCCTTTGTGAGATGGTATGCACATGAAGATATAGAAGCCTTAAATCGTTGGAATTATCTCCTACAAGCTGTTTACAATGCTAGCGAGTTTGGTATTGCCAAAGCACCTAAACTCTTCTCTAGCTTGATTGACATTTTGTTAGCGCAGTTCGACTGTTTCCCACAGGATATGTTTACACCAAACAGCTTTGTCACCGCTCAAGCTAATTACTTGGCTGAAGACATGATTGACTCAGATATTGATGGTATTGTCGAGAAAGGGCAGGATTTTGAGGCTTATTTACAGAAAAGAGGAGTTTTGTCTGACTGA